The Nitratidesulfovibrio sp. SRB-5 genomic sequence CTCTTGCAGCGCATACCCGCGCGCGGTGAACAGGGCCACGTCGCGGGCCATGGTGGCCGGGTTGCACGAAACGTACACGATGCGCTCCGGCTGGTGGGCGGCCACGGCCTCGACCACGTCCTCGTGCAGGCCCGCGCGGGGCGGGTCCACGACCACGATGCGCGGCGACACGCCCTCGCCGGGGCGCTCGCGGCGCAGGCTGGCGCGCACGTCGCCAGAGACGAAGGAACAGTTCAGGATGTTGTTGCGCGCGGCGTTGGCGCGGGCATCGTTGACCGCCTCGGACGTGATCTCGAAACCGCGCACGGCACCGGCGGTGCGCGCCAGGTGCAGGGCGATGGCTCCCACGCCGGAATACAGGTCCCACACCGTGTCGTCCGGCCCGGCGGCGGCCATGCGGCGCGCCTCGTCGTACAGCAGGTTCGCGGCGGCGGTGTTGGTCTGGAAGAACGAATCGGGGCCCAGCAGCAAGTCGTTGCCGCCGAGGCGCTCGGTCAGCACGGCCTCGCCGTCCACGGCCAGCACCCGTTCGCCGTAGGCGATCTGCTCCGGGTCCAGGCGCAGCGAATGCACCACGCCGGTCACTTCGGGAAAGCGGGCGCGCAGCGCCTCGGCCAGGCGCGACACGGCCTGCGCCGCGCCGGGGTGCCGCCCGGTGATGCACTGGATCAGGCACTGGCGGCCCGGCGTATCCTGGCCTTCGCCTTCCGCCGGGGTGTCGGCCCCGGCATCACGCCCCAGTTCCGGCTCGCGCACCACCAGAAAGCGCCAGAAGCCATCCTGCCTGCTGTCATCCCAGCCGGGAAGGCCGCTTTCGCGCGCAAGCTCGCGCACCGCCTCGACGATGCGCACCGTCAGCGGTGTTTGCAGGTGGCATTCCGTGATGTCCACCACCGCGCGCGAGGCACGGCGGCGCAGGCCCAGGTGCAACTGGCCGTCGCGGTCCTGG encodes the following:
- the rlmD gene encoding 23S rRNA (uracil(1939)-C(5))-methyltransferase RlmD, whose amino-acid sequence is MSDTTPRPGDLLELTVDALAAGGRAVCRHEGRVVFVAGGLPGQRVRAKLTTVKRRFAEATLDAVLEPSPVQCAPFCAHFGDCGGCAWQDLPYVEQLRWKERFVVDALGRIGGLRDANVLPILASPAERGFRNKMEFAFSQDRDGQLHLGLRRRASRAVVDITECHLQTPLTVRIVEAVRELARESGLPGWDDSRQDGFWRFLVVREPELGRDAGADTPAEGEGQDTPGRQCLIQCITGRHPGAAQAVSRLAEALRARFPEVTGVVHSLRLDPEQIAYGERVLAVDGEAVLTERLGGNDLLLGPDSFFQTNTAAANLLYDEARRMAAAGPDDTVWDLYSGVGAIALHLARTAGAVRGFEITSEAVNDARANAARNNILNCSFVSGDVRASLRRERPGEGVSPRIVVVDPPRAGLHEDVVEAVAAHQPERIVYVSCNPATMARDVALFTARGYALQEARPVDLFPHSPHVECVALLTRTGE